The Rhea pennata isolate bPtePen1 chromosome 5, bPtePen1.pri, whole genome shotgun sequence nucleotide sequence CAGTTTGTCCCATAAAGCTGTTTACAAGTGTTGTATTGTATGGGTTTAAGTATGGGCAGCTTCTCTGCACGCTCAAAGGATTACTGAAAATATGTCTCAGGATATATTGGTTTTAATTGTGCTTACTCAGaaagtgacatttaaaaatcagtgtataGATCTTTAGGGtgtagaataataataaaatgagcTCGACaaatggaattttgtttttttgtttgttttttcttttttgtttttttgattgttttgtttgtttgtttgtttgttttttcccaacAGGGATGGAAACTTTGCTTCATGCCCCTATCCAGGCATTGGTGCAGCAGACTGAGGTATatgaaggcattttttttctctctgtactgTACCTAAAAAGATAAATCATTGTAATCATGTAAAATTCCTCTGAAGGGGAATCTTCTATATTTTCAAGGGTGGGGGGTTTTCTGAGTAGGTTCTCAGTCTGATAAGCATTATACTGTGATAATGTgaacttttatttctaaaagtgCATACTAATTTGTATGCAAAGTTAGTTTCTCCATTCTTTCTAAATCTTATCTAAGAATATGCAAAGGAGCTTATGTTTCAAATAGGTCTGGTTATTAAAGCTCAGGTACTTTTTATTCCATAGTATAGAATAGATATCCACAAATGTATTCTCTGTCCCTATTGTTTAAGATTTAGAAAAATCACAATGACTGATACTAGAATGCAACTGAAGTTCTTCAGTTGACTCAAGTGATAAGACTCTTGTAGACATAGTTGCACCAGATTTCTGCACTATTTTACACTTCAACCATGATGTTTTGGCAGTACTTTCTCAAAGAAGTCCTTGCCAAAACAGTCTCCCAATAGCTTCTGGCCATGTTGAGTTTAAGGGGATAGGTTATAAAAGTATTTAGCCCTTattaaagcatgttttaaaaagcctgttaaaaagcagttaaagATTTTAGTGTAGTTCAGAACATGCATACTACAAGACTATAATGATTTAGCTCTCCTTGTTTTACGTAATATAGTTGTGCTTTTTCTAATGTACTTTATTTCATGCATTAGAAAATATCATATGTAACTTGAAGTAAGCATGAAGTTGGTCCTGATCAATATGTTCATGACGTTTGATAAGGAGACTAAAATCTTCTTAGTCCAGGGAAGggaaagattttgtttattttttttttaatttccattttgcattGCTACTCTGGATagcatgcattttaaattaagcaggattttctccagcagtgaggaagaaaaggcaCAAACCATATTataggaaaatggaaaatactgattCATAAGATTGAGTGGTCCAGATACATGCTTTTGAAGATATGTCTGGACGTAAGTCTTTGCCTAACAGTAAAACTGaggcaaattcttttttttagaaaaatatccCATTTAAATACAATGTGCTGTAATTAaatcttccctctttccttgaATGTGTTTACTATTGCTTGTCCAGGAGGAATCAAAGCcgtaagtttttcttttcctcaaagaaGATAGAGCTGTAACTTTAGGGCTACAGTAGTTGacctttgttttaaatggaataTACTATTGTATCTACTTGTGATAAGTGTCAGTAACTGTCATTtttcgtcttttttttttttagtggcaCGATGCAGACAACATCATTCAAAGAACAAATGGGCATGACACAACAGTtatcttttcagatgaaaatcaAATGGATATGACAACTAGTCACACTGCAGTGATTACACATGATCTGAAAAACAATCAGGCTGACAAAGCTGAGAAGATAGATATCACAGCATTTCTGGCTAGTTTAAAGTCTAACAATGGAAAgtcagaaaagaacaaagaatttcatcttttctgcgATCCTACAAATCATTCATGCCCATCTTCTGAAGAGAAACCAGATGCTACAACAGTGAAGAAGATAAATTTCAATGAATTTATGATGAGCTTGAAGTCAAATGGAAAGGTGCTTAATCCTACTGAAGGACCTGAAAAAGAGaaccttttttttgtttcttcacaaGTTTCGGAAGACATGACAAGATCATCAGTCAGATATGGATATTCCCATGAACCAGAGGCCACCTGCAATGTAACAAAAATCTTCAGAGGACAAGATGATGGGATGGAAATTACAAAATGTCAGGCATCTGATGTTAAGACTATGTTATCTGGTATTTGTGAGGCTCCACCAGAGCAACTGGTGTGTGCAGATGTTACTGAGGCATTTGTAGATGATGGTATGGATATGACCATTAGTCATACtgcaaaaatgtcttttcccttctccagtgTTGAAAATCAAAGTCTGAACTTCAAAAAGGATTTTCCAGGCACAGAATCAGATGATAATTCTGTATTCAAGAGAGCATCTAGTTGGCAATTAATTGTTCAGGAGAACCCCCAACTTTGTACAGACAAGAAAATGGTAAATGTTGAAAACAGGCTAGATCATACAGCGCTGCAAACTGTTGAACAACAGGCCAGAACAATGTCTGTGATTCCAGGATCTATTTCTTCTGATACTGCCTTCCAAGGTAATAAAACTGTTGGGTTTAGCATGTGTGATGATATGGAAATCACTGGGAATTATACGGGTGTAATTGATAATGAGAGTTCTGAGGAAACTGGCAGTTTGTGTAGTAAAGCTATTGAAAAAACACTTAATACAAACTCTTCACTAGCAGAAAACTTACATCCAACTCATGATAATGATAGGGGCATTACAAAAAGTCGATCTTCTATGTCATATAAAAACAGTGCACTTGTACTATCTTCTGTCTCAGatggaagaactgaaaaagtGACCCAAGATCACAGGAATGCTTCTATGAGTGTTGATTTTGATTCACATGCAAATTCAGTTTCTAATGGTATTTGTAAGAGTAGACTTCAGCACAGACTAGCAAACTCTCTACTTGCTTCTTTGCCAGGTGAGAAGACAATAATATTTTCAGGAGAATATATGGACTTGACTAAAAACTGTGTTGTCAAGgttgaaagaaagaacatagaaaatgtatttcctgcTGATATGTCCACCTCTGTTGCCTGCAAACCTCACTGTCTTGTTAGCAGATCTACCTCTCCCAATTTAAATGACgaggaagaaatggaaataactaAATGCCAGGCTGTTATCGATGATCAAAGCACTGGGATAACAGCGGatgcaaaacaaatgcattgTAAAAGAATTCCAAGTAAAGATGAGAACAAAAATGTCAGTGACATTGCAAGTTCTTTAGATATGGACAAGGAAAATCTTGAGAGGATGGATAGTGATTTTAAAACTTGCCATTCTGCAGAAACGAATTCTAAAGATTTTGAGGTGACAGTAGTCAATAAGAAGCTTGGACAAACAAACTTTCAGGCAAATGGTCTGAGTTCTAGTGCAAAGAATGTATGTTCATTACAAGAGCAAAAGAAGGAAGTCCCCAAGAATGTTGCTGCTAACAGCTTTACATTCGTGTCTCTGCAAAGGCCAAACCTTAATGTATCTCAGTCTTTCCAAAAAACTTGTTTGAATGCTTCACTTCCCTGCACAAGTGACAAAACAGCCATACTTTCAGATGATCAAAACATGGACATAACGGAAACTGCACTTCCCTGCACAAGTGACAAAACAGCCATACTTTCAGATGATCAAAACATGGACATAACGGAAACTCATACTGCTGCCCTTGATGTTGCTCCTGTTAATACAGTGCTAGACTATGAGAATAATCATAATCAAAGTAATGTAGTATCTAAACAGCTGCAAACCAAGACCTTTTTCTCTGGTGGTTCTAATGTAGATAGAAGTCAGACTGCAGCAACAGAATCTGAGAACTTTGAAATGAATTCAAGTAAACCACATGTTGTTCCTTTTGCTCCAAATGgttcttttatttccagtaaTGAGCCTCTTCCATCTGGAATTAGAGAAAATGAACAACCTGGAAAAATATTAGGAATGAATACAAATTACGAAATCTCTGACAGGCAAGAGAAAGCCAATACTATGCAGGgagtaaataaaatactgccAAATGAAGTAGATTCTCTGAGAGATTTTTCAACCAGTAAAACAGTTTCTTcaaaagaggattttaaaagTCCTCAATCAGTTGATAGGCTGCACTTGACATGTACTGAAGAGCCAGTACTGGCCAATACAACTGAACCATCTAAGGGAAATTCCCAGTTGCCTTTGTTTTGGGAAAAATCAACTGTATTTCCCTCTGGTGAAAACATGGACTTGACTGAAAACAGTTCAGTAAGGGTTCTTGATCAAAGCATCGATAATGTTCtaccagaaagaaaagcagtatccAGACATGTGATTccagatgaaaatgaaacattatccttaaaaaaagaggaCATGATGAATGCAGATAGTCAGGAGCAGTCTGAATACAACATGTACGCCTTGGTATCTGTCAAAAAAATATTAACCGTGACTGGCTCACAGCATTTGTCTCGTTTGGGTGAAAAAACTATTATATTATCAGATGATGCTGATATGGACATCACTAGAAGTCATACAGTTGCAGCagacaataaaataattttacagcCTAAAACCTCAAACAGTGACATAACCTTGATTCCTGAAgataaaacttgcatttttacGTACAGTGATGATATGGAAATAGCTAGACTTGATACTGTTGTAATTGATAAATCTATGGAAAAGGCTGCATCTCAAGGAATGCTAAACATAGCTAacaggactggaagaaaaagcttgaaGGGAGCAATAGGTGAaaagactattttattttcactgagtGATGAGAAGAATGACATGGAGCTCATACAGAACCATACAGCTGAAATAGGCCACGAAATTGTCTCACGAGATAAGGTAGCACATTTTCCCCTGTTTTCATTCCATCCTGATAAAACAGTTATGTTCACAAGTAACCAGGCTGACATAGAAATGACAGAGTCTTGTTCTGCTGATAAAATTATCCCAGATGTTCTGTGTGATGATAAACTGAACTTGAATAAGGAGATTGGACAGAAGACTCTTTCAAATAGCAAAGCTACTATGTTTGTTATGGATGATATGGAAATCACTAAAACTCATAATGCAGCTTTACAGAAAATTTCTCTGCAAGGTAGGCAGCACAGTCAGTCTGTTCCTTTAACTTCCATTGATAAAACAATTATGTTTACAAGTAACCAGAATGACATGGAAATGACTGTTGATAACAGTATTGAAGGAGTCTTACATCAGGACAGATTAAACCTAGCGAAGCAGGTTGTACAGGATGCTGTTTCAAATAGCAAAACAGTTATCTTTACTTTGCCTGAGGATATGGAGATCTCTAAAACTCATACAGCTGTATTAAGTGATGACATTGATCTACAGGAGAGATGGTCCATTCCGGCCACTTCTTCAGTTCCTGCTGATAAGACCGTTGTGCTTACGCACAGCCAAAGGGATACTGAAATAACTGCatctcataaaaatattaaagaatctGAGAACGAAGAAGTGTCATGCAAAAGCACTCAGCAACCAGATTTGCATAGTGCATCATCAGCCTCTTGCAGAGATGGAATGTCTTCCCCTTTTACAAAAGACTTGAATAGTGACTATCATATAAAATCTAAGGATAAGCCTGACTGTTCCACTTCATCAGCCTCCATATTTCctagtgaaaaagaaaatattaaaggcCACAGTGATGCAATACCAGATTCTGTTTGTACTATCTTGCTTCCAGAAGATGCTTTGGATGTCCATGCACCACAAAGTCTTGACTGTCCCATGGATAATTCTGTTTCTATAAATGATCAAGATCTAGTACATctagaaaaactgaaatcaaagaGTGTGTCTTTCAAGCTTCCAGGTAATGGTGTCATGGATTGCAGTGAAGGAAGTAGAGATCTGGTATCTCATGTTTCATGTTCCATCCAGCAGCCAGATTTTTTGAAGAGTGCTCCTGATGCACTTAATACTCAAGGAAACAGAGTTTTGAAAGATGATTCGTCTAGACATGAATATCTAGCTGCAGATTTAGCCATGGATGGATCAAGAATTGTTCCAGTTTCTAACaacaaagtaaatgaaaatgaggGGCTATCACCTGAAGAGGAGAAACTTCTAAAAGACTTCCAAATAAACTCTGAACAAACCAGGCAACTTTCGGTCAGTGACATTCCAAGAGATCAAATAGATCCCACTCTTGCACCTGAATTATCaggtattttaaatgtttgttcaaaactgaaaaatattagaagGAAATCTGCAGTTGTCTGTGTTCCTGAAACTACTTCTATTAACCACTGGCCTAAATTATCAGCTCAGTCAGAGGATACTCTGAGGTTAGGAAAAAGTACTGCTGAAGAGCAGAACATGTGTCTTGAACCTGGAGCTGCTCCCTTACATGCAAATTTAGGCATGGCCCTTAAGGATAAATACCAAGGAATAAAAGTCCCTCTAGGTATCTTTCTGCCTAAATTACCAAAAAGACGGAATCTTTCTGTTTCTAGTGTGCAAGACATAAATGCAAAATCTTCAGGCAAAGCAGAAGCACCAGTTTCAGAAGTAGGCCCAGACAACAGTGAAACCCCAGATGACAACAATTCTAGTGGGCAGAACCTAAGCCTTTCTCAGTTTATAGCAGaagaatttcttcctctctgcccagagGAAATGGATTCAAATGAATCTGTAAGCTCTGAACTGGAAGGAGACTGTAATGAGATAAACAAAGAAATCTCTCACAGTGAAAGGACTCAATCTGAAAAGACAAAAGCCTGTAACAGTCCAAAAAGAGTTTTGGAACACGATGAAAAGTATCTTCCACAACTAAAGAAGCTCAAAAAGGATGAATGTTTGGATGGTGAGGCCTCCCAAGACTTGCAGGTGAGCCTAATGCCTTATTATCAGGAGGTAGTGATAGgacttctgtttaaattttgGGGTGCACACTTAAATTCAATGCACACATGGATAGGTTGTCTTGTTTGTCTTAACCATCTGTTTGTTATGTCTTCCTCaatatttctcttgttttgccatcacaaaatgaaagaactaCACGAATGTGTGAAAATTTCCTGAACCATTAAAAATGGGCAGAATAAGGGATGtattaattttacattattttctccATAGTACCCTgtaaatcctttcaggaataAATATTCATAGTCTTCTGAACTAAACTGTTTGCTAATTATTGCTTAGGTATAAAGAGTGAGAATGACCATAAGCAATTATTTAAAGTCCAAATACAGATATTTAGTTTAGTTTAAACTAGACTTATTATAGGTGGCACAAATAGCCACGGGAACAAGAAAATCTGTGCAAGTTTAGATAATTAatctagctttaaaaataaagtttctacTGATGTTGATCAAAATTCAAGTTCCAAAAGCTGGGAAAATGTGCTGTGATGGCTACTGCTCTGATTGAGAAGTGGAGGATTCTGAAGCTTCACTTCCTGTAAGTCAGGTTAAGAAATGGCTTGAGTAGCCATATGCTGGTTTGTCATGctgatttaaatgttaaatgctaaaaatgaaataattctaaaaatcaaaaaacaactATATAAACTACTGTTGGTATTCTGGTATTTTTTATATAACCATgccaatttatttttgttttggtgttttttaaCTTGCTTAATTTTAGGTTACCTCTGGCACTGTCTCTAAAAGCCAAGTAGAAATTCATGAGGGTGAAGATCCTCCAAATCAATCAGCTAAAAGCCCTGACTGCACTCAggccaacaccagcagctctcTGGATTCTGTTAAGGCTGACACAGAATTAACTAGTAAGACTTATTCATAGTAATTGCCTCAAAACTCTTCAGTTCTTTTGGTTTATTCAAGTCAGAGCCTCCTTGTAGCATGTATTTCATCTGGGAAAGTTAACACAGTTGTGCTACTgtggaataattttttttgtcagacTTAACTATATATAGTGTCCTGGCTTCCTGCCCAGCTAGTTCACATGCTTTTACATTCTGGCTGTGCAAGAAGCCAAGCTGCTCTAGGAAAGCTGAGATGGGGGAAAAGTAAGTAGCAGAACTGAAGTACAGCTTTGTTTGcaaagggtggggggggaggcaaTTTAGATACTTTAGAACAGTTAAAGCCCCAGTTCAAACTGTAGTGGTCCAGGGATGATCTTAAGCTGGTTCCATGCAGAATTAGTCCACATATATCCAAATATCAATACTGTGTTCTTAGAAAGAGTCCTGAGAGTACACTGCAGGGGCATCCATCTGGCTTTAAGTGGATTCAGCTTGCATGTTTTAGCTCTTGCCAGTTAGCTGATACCTCACAGTGAGGCAGAATTCTGCCACTCACCTGGTCAATGATATCTCATCTCCATTTTACAATGGTTTTACAAAACCATTTTCAATTTTGCTCCTGCAGCCATGGAAACTTCCATCTTACCCAGTGgaggctggatttttttttttccttttaatgaaaaactagCTCTTGCTGGCTCAGAACCTGAAAGCCTTGTTCTTACCTTGAAGGGTTctggcagctcagctgctgtTTGGTCTCTGTCTACCTAAGATGCCTTACGTGAATTGGTTGGAGTCTATTTCTCAGATTTATTATTGTTTAGTTTATTAATCGTGGCTTTTCATTCTTAGTAATGAAATAAGAGTTCACTTTTCTAATCTGACACAAATTTATATTCCAGCATTACATTTTTGATCTAGTCCTTCTTATTTGACAAGTGAATCCCAAGTAGTTGTTCCCTCAGTAACTTTGTTCAGCACCAGAAACAGACATAAATGTCAAATGCTACGttaaaattgctgtttttcCCAGACAAGTGAGCTTATGTTTGTATTtccatataaatatttctaactACAGCAATATCCTTTCTGTCTAGTTCAGCGAAGCAGTCAGATGGAATCCCAGCTTCTCACAGATAGTATTTGCGAAGATAATTTATGGGAGGTATGTAAATAGCTGAAAGATACTAACTTCTTGTCATAACAGGAACAATATTTGTATGAGTGTATGCAAGTAAGCATTCTTGtttaaagaatgtatttatatttgtacTGACTTTTGCAGAAATTACAGAATGGTGTTATCACAGTTGGGGAGTTTTTTACACTTCTTCAAGTCCATATTCCAATTCAGAAGCCCCGGCAGAGCCATCTTCCAGTCAATGTGAGTATCTGTCCTCTGAAATGCATAATACCGTTGACCTtaaattttattcctctttatgttgttttattcttttttaattgatcTGGATTAAAGACCATTAAATTAGTCAAGAGATAAATCAGTACCACCTTAGCAAACCTGTTAAACAACCAAATGCTTCCTCTTTTATCTCTGCTCTTCACATTtgatgtggtttttttttttttttttacctcctcACTATTGAAAAATAGAACAGATTTCATTCAATCTCTTTATGAAGTACCTCATATTCATGTTTGCCCTATATATTTATACAAGAATAAGTCTTGGGTTTTTTGAGATTGTTTTAAGTGTGGCAATTGGAAACTCAGTCCTTCACTTTACCTTCTTACTGTCACCATCAGCCGCTAAAGTTGGAATTCTGAAATGCTACCCTACACTTCTATTCCGTGTTCTACAGTCTTCTTTATAAGTGCTTTACCATCATATTACTGTGCTCTTTATTCCTACCTCTTACGACTGCTTTGCCTGAGTTTCCATTAAATTCTTGCAGGCATaggaacaactttttttttgcatgcagaCAAGTAACATGATGGTAGTAACTTGATGCTGCATAAGGCAGTAAtcttttttactttgaaatgatCCTGAAAACAGGGCAAGAGGTGATTCTGAAGTGAAGGTTGAAATTGTCTTAAGAGGCAGTTTTGGGACAGAGGGATGCCTTTTATTGATCTATCTCATGCAGCTTAATTcttaaagcagaatttcttATATAAATCTGTCTTAAGGCTGTCTTTAACCCCTTACCCATAACTTATCCCATTCCTATTCTGTAAATGGAATGTAAGGTTTATATTCATGTTGTTCTTGTTAAAACAGTAACTTTTGAGTTCTGTTCTTCACAGTGTAACAGCTATAACTGGCAAAGACAAGAAgggatttgttttcctttttacctTAGTAGTTCTGGTACTTCTTACCACACTTAGCTCTGATATCTCTTTTGCTCCATGGTATCTAAAAGAATGTTGAGATCTGCGCAAAAACTTTACTTACTTTTAGTTGTAACATGGTTTTGTTCATTTAGCATCTGGATTGCTTCAGTCTGCACACAATTAAAAGGACTCTTTCTTCAAGCTAAGTTTACTCTATACCTGGATTTAAGTTCTCCCATTTTTCAtggtgaggaggaagaggaagcattGGGAAAAACTGTCCAAATCTAAAGAACTGTGCTTAATTTTAGAGCGTATCagctttccagtatttcttcTAGCAACTCCAATTAAGACTTCCCTATTACCGTATCTGGTTTAGGCTTTCCATGTCACTTCCAGCAGTGTGGTAGAAGAATTTTCAGGGACAATCAGTTTTGCTATGTAAATTCTTAAACAAGTAACAAGTTACagaagttgggtttttttcgggggggggagggttggggtttttttgggggggggggggtggtggaggaggagtggtgggatttttttttctttttagtctcTCCTTGACTTTGGATAGGCATTATAACCTGTATGTTGTACTGCAAATTTGAAAGTATTCAAAGTACAAATTTTTGCACAGACTTGAGTTGTAAcacttttacttttaaaaattgctaaaagacattcttttattttttcctccattttgagaagaaaactgCCCTAGGACACTATTTTAATAGCTAGTATGTTTCCTATCAActtgatttttacattttacagtTATTATGCCAGTATTTGTTTTGAGTAAAggtacctttttttccttctcctgtaaGCATGTCTGAAATGCTAGTCTTCAGAGAGCTTATTTGTACACATTTGTGCAGCCAATTGAATTTCTAACTGGGTGCTGGAATTGTTCTCTCTAATCC carries:
- the KNL1 gene encoding kinetochore scaffold 1; this encodes MLYGDYRRMREKRRLGLNREAAAANGRLERWAERNFMKVNKGKRKVLLSERNNPMHQYRLGANQLESSSTEKHMGILVDNKVTVSQQRVLVANKAHCILGCIRKSIAILYFIRKTHPSEMDKIYSDPNMENDNTERIRGKRLSSILKAPRSPLHDLGNGNEFIQHVNTEKRRKNSRRVSFADTINCRVFQRDLKTNVTEKENIADTRKQILLNQNEEPEAVQCEITGMETLLHAPIQALVQQTEWHDADNIIQRTNGHDTTVIFSDENQMDMTTSHTAVITHDLKNNQADKAEKIDITAFLASLKSNNGKSEKNKEFHLFCDPTNHSCPSSEEKPDATTVKKINFNEFMMSLKSNGKVLNPTEGPEKENLFFVSSQVSEDMTRSSVRYGYSHEPEATCNVTKIFRGQDDGMEITKCQASDVKTMLSGICEAPPEQLVCADVTEAFVDDGMDMTISHTAKMSFPFSSVENQSLNFKKDFPGTESDDNSVFKRASSWQLIVQENPQLCTDKKMVNVENRLDHTALQTVEQQARTMSVIPGSISSDTAFQGNKTVGFSMCDDMEITGNYTGVIDNESSEETGSLCSKAIEKTLNTNSSLAENLHPTHDNDRGITKSRSSMSYKNSALVLSSVSDGRTEKVTQDHRNASMSVDFDSHANSVSNGICKSRLQHRLANSLLASLPGEKTIIFSGEYMDLTKNCVVKVERKNIENVFPADMSTSVACKPHCLVSRSTSPNLNDEEEMEITKCQAVIDDQSTGITADAKQMHCKRIPSKDENKNVSDIASSLDMDKENLERMDSDFKTCHSAETNSKDFEVTVVNKKLGQTNFQANGLSSSAKNVCSLQEQKKEVPKNVAANSFTFVSLQRPNLNVSQSFQKTCLNASLPCTSDKTAILSDDQNMDITETHTAALDVAPVNTVLDYENNHNQSNVVSKQLQTKTFFSGGSNVDRSQTAATESENFEMNSSKPHVVPFAPNGSFISSNEPLPSGIRENEQPGKILGMNTNYEISDRQEKANTMQGVNKILPNEVDSLRDFSTSKTVSSKEDFKSPQSVDRLHLTCTEEPVLANTTEPSKGNSQLPLFWEKSTVFPSGENMDLTENSSVRVLDQSIDNVLPERKAVSRHVIPDENETLSLKKEDMMNADSQEQSEYNMYALVSVKKILTVTGSQHLSRLGEKTIILSDDADMDITRSHTVAADNKIILQPKTSNSDITLIPEDKTCIFTYSDDMEIARLDTVVIDKSMEKAASQGMLNIANRTGRKSLKGAIGEKTILFSLSDEKNDMELIQNHTAEIGHEIVSRDKVAHFPLFSFHPDKTVMFTSNQADIEMTESCSADKIIPDVLCDDKLNLNKEIGQKTLSNSKATMFVMDDMEITKTHNAALQKISLQGRQHSQSVPLTSIDKTIMFTSNQNDMEMTVDNSIEGVLHQDRLNLAKQVVQDAVSNSKTVIFTLPEDMEISKTHTAVLSDDIDLQERWSIPATSSVPADKTVVLTHSQRDTEITASHKNIKESENEEVSCKSTQQPDLHSASSASCRDGMSSPFTKDLNSDYHIKSKDKPDCSTSSASIFPSEKENIKGHSDAIPDSVCTILLPEDALDVHAPQSLDCPMDNSVSINDQDLVHLEKLKSKSVSFKLPGNGVMDCSEGSRDLVSHVSCSIQQPDFLKSAPDALNTQGNRVLKDDSSRHEYLAADLAMDGSRIVPVSNNKVNENEGLSPEEEKLLKDFQINSEQTRQLSVSDIPRDQIDPTLAPELSGILNVCSKLKNIRRKSAVVCVPETTSINHWPKLSAQSEDTLRLGKSTAEEQNMCLEPGAAPLHANLGMALKDKYQGIKVPLGIFLPKLPKRRNLSVSSVQDINAKSSGKAEAPVSEVGPDNSETPDDNNSSGQNLSLSQFIAEEFLPLCPEEMDSNESVSSELEGDCNEINKEISHSERTQSEKTKACNSPKRVLEHDEKYLPQLKKLKKDECLDGEASQDLQVTSGTVSKSQVEIHEGEDPPNQSAKSPDCTQANTSSSLDSVKADTELTIQRSSQMESQLLTDSICEDNLWEKLQNGVITVGEFFTLLQVHIPIQKPRQSHLPVNYAVSTPPTPEDLIFSQYIYRPKLRIYEEDCQVLSQMIDELKPYASVQDQLLVNVNKSLWEVMRTCSDEELKSFGTELNKMKSYFTKESKILAHNGKVTLYSKLLQSSQEQWEKLQSRIAKMDEILKEAESCLAALEADSGWEECEADCNDEMAEWESEGRNLEEELKTLRAQEEELQRDLSDLETQNEQVLAEINHLQKKEKSYQELLEAYNFTEWEISEWSDQQAIFTFLYDSIEFTVVFGSPIDGDVFGENPCRKIVSMSFESLLDEEKAPLSSRLVQRLIFQFIESQGCWQERCPTLHYLPQVLHDISLVVSRCKVLGEEIEFLERWGGKFNLLKTDINDTKVKLLFSTSAAFAKFELTLSLSANYPSASLPFTVQNQIGNIGDEEISAVLSKVPLGYHYLRRMVSLIHHNLLRDSR